One window from the genome of Oryza glaberrima chromosome 3, OglaRS2, whole genome shotgun sequence encodes:
- the LOC127765945 gene encoding DEAD-box ATP-dependent RNA helicase 50 produces MPHQHRPHLKPCTGFKNVGNVITGFAVERNDPIGIKKGEKVDYSLNQSGDLVEASPYRPIKQTSPNTALDNISGSPLRSIEYRIGRKETAALREMEVAGAQAGILPLLLRHPASLRGSLSLSCGGARRSWAAAAATAEGGGGEEGRGYERVPMDTPGAYRLVDRATGRSVIVWGGTDDVSMPSPAVLSTTTRVPDRPKENGRSTSIGNFGRLKAQKVKVLARRSAHLKREDSGRISTSRFSESPSDESDEDGAYFERDRARNTRQNSRSRDDKTRGAHSLNSVLRQYRGADDLDFPGSEATSGSKRWGNISDVTFGRQNQRQKGPLDSGFFSRRSFKEIGCSDEILGALRSFGFPRPSHIQAMAYRPVLEGKSCIIGDQSGSGKTLAYLCPVVQNLRKEEVEGLHRSSPRNPRVVVLTPTAELASQVLKNCRSISKSGVPFRSMVATGGFRQKTQLESLDQELDVLIATPGRFLYLLQEGFVQLNNLRCVVLDEVDILYGEESFEQVLHQLITVAPLTTQYLFVTATLPLDIYNKVVETFPDCELIMGPGVHRTSSRLEEILVDCSGDDNEEKNPETAFSNKKSALVKIIEESPVRKTIIFCNKIETCRKVENALRRVDRKASQIKVLPFHAALDQQQRIANIKEFLNKQTADSMFLVCTDRASRGIDFANVNHVVLFDYPRDPSEYVRRVGRTARGASGNGKAFVFAVGKQVSLARRVMERNTKGHPLHDVPCV; encoded by the exons ATGCCACATCAGCACAGACCACATCTAAAACCGTGCACCGGCTTTAAAAATGTGGGAAACGTTATaactggttttgcggttgagcgAAACGACCCAATCGGAATCAAGAAGGGAGAGAAAGTAGACTATTCCTTAAACCAGAGTGGTGACCTGGTCGAGGCCAGCCCGTACAGGCCCATAAAGCAGACAAGCCCAAACACCGCACTTGACAATATCTCCGGCTCTCCGCTCCGCTCTATCGAGTATCGGAtagggaggaaggagacggcggcgctgcGAGAGATGGAGGTGGCGGGTGCTCAGGCCGgcatcctccccctcctcctccgtcacCCCGCGTCCCTCCGgggctccctctccctctcctgcggcggcgcccgccggagctgggcggcggcggcggccacggcggaaggaggaggaggagaggagggtcGCGGCTACGAGAGGGTGCCCATGGACACCCCCGGCGCCTACCGCCTCGTCGACCGGGCCACCGGCCGCAGCGTCATCGTGTGGGGCGGCACCGACGACGTCAGCATGCCCTCCCCCGCGGTGCTCTCCACGACCACGCGCGTCCCCGACCGCCCAAAAG AAAATGGGAGAAGTACAAGTATTGGAAATTTTGGCAGACTCAAGGCACAGAAAGTTAAAGTTTTAGCAAGGAGATCAGCTCACCTTAAGAGAGAGGATTCTGGTCGCATAAGCACCAGCCGGTTCAGTGAATCTCCTTCTGATGAGTCTGACGAAGATGGCGCTTATTTTGAAAGAGATAGGGCAAGAAACACAAGGCAAAACAGTAGATCTAGAGACGACAAAACCCGTGGTGCGCATTCTCTGAATTCTGTCTTGAGGCAGTATAGAGGTGCTGATGACTTGGATTTTCCAGGATCAGAGGCTACTTCTGGCTCCAAAAGATGGGGTAACATTTCTGATGTTACATTTGGACGACAGAATCAAAGGCAAAAGGGCCCTTTAGATAGTGGGTTTTTCAGTCGAAGATCTTTTAAGGAAATTGGCTGTAGTGATGAAATTCTAGGTGCACTGAGAAGTTTTGGCTTCCCTCGTCCATCGCATATTCAG GCAATGGCATATCGACCTGTCTTGGAGGGGAAAAGCTGCATTATTGGTGATCAAAGTGGATCTGGCAAGACATTGGCATATCTTTGCCCAGTAGTACAAAACCTGAGGAAGGAAGAAGTTGAGGGGCTCCATAGGTCTTCTCCTAGGAACCCACGAGTGGTAGTACTGACGCCTACAGCTGAGCTTGCTTCTCAG GTCCTTAAAAACTGCCGGTCAATATCGAAATCGGGGGTACCTTTTAGGTCTATGGTTGCAACTGGTGGATTTCGACAGAAGACACAGTTAGAAAGTCTTGATCAAGAGCTTGATGTACTTATTGCAACACCTGGTCGTTTCTTGTATCTGCTTCAAGAAGGCTTTGTGCAATTAAATAACCTCAGATG TGTTGTGCTGGATGAAGTGGATATTTTATATGGTGAAGAAAGTTTTGAACAAGTGCTTCATCAATTGATTACTGTTGCACCACTGACCACGCAATATCTCTTTGTCACTGCCACTCTTCCTCTCGACATCTACAACAAGGTTGTTGAAACATTTCCGGACTGTGAACTAATCATGGGACCAGGCGTCCACCGAACAAGCTCTCGTCTTGAAGAG ATTCTCGTGGACTGCAGTGGAGATGACAATGAGGAAAAGAATCCGGAGACGGCGTTCTCAAACAAGAAATCAGCACTTGTAAAGATAATCGAGGAATCTCCTGTCCGTAAAACAATTATTTTCTGCAACAAG ATTGAGACATGCAGAAAGGTTGAGAATGCGCTGAGGCGGGTGGACAGGAAGGCTTCGCAGATCAAAGTGCTCCCCTTCCATGCTGCATTGGATCAACAACAGAGAATCGCCAACATCAAAGAGTTCCTGAACAAGCAGACGGCTGACTCGATGTTCCTGGTGTGCACAGATAG GGCGTCGCGAGGCATCGACTTTGCGAACGTGAACCACGTGGTGCTGTTCGACTACCCGCGCGACCCGAGTGAGTACGTGCGGCGCGTCGGCAGGACGGCCCGCGGCGCGTCGGGCAACGGCAAGGCGTTCGTGTTCGCGGTGGGGAAGCAGGTGTCCCTCGCCAGGAGGGTGATGGAGAGGAACACCAAGGGCCACCCGCTGCACGATGTGCCATGCGTCTAG
- the LOC127765947 gene encoding uncharacterized protein LOC127765947, whose product MEATGTKRMRTAAAAAAAAMSNGGEGEREGEEEMASQGSAGGGAAASSGVAVTITTAPMTETEDDMAVAEEEEVAAASAETEEHVQRILLAIDAFTRQVSEMLEAGRALFKNLAADFEDRLCSIHKERVERWEEEIRELRARDAANEQARSLLHNAQLHLLATVRHDHT is encoded by the exons ATGGAGGCGACCGGGACCAAGCGCatgcgcaccgccgccgccgccgccgccgccgccatg AGCaacggaggagaaggagaaagagagggagaggaggagatggcgagcCAGGGGAGCGCgggagggggagcggcggcTTCCTCCGGGGTCGCCGTCACCATCACCACCGCGCCCATGACGGAGACGGAGGACGACAtggccgtcgccgaggaggaggaggtggcggcggcgtcggcggagacGGAGGAGCACGTGCAGCGCATCCTCCTCGCCATCGACGCCTTCACTCGCCAG GTGTCGGAGATGCTGGAGGCGGGGCGTGCGCTGTTCAAGAACCTCGCCGCCGACTTCGAGGACCGCCTCTGCTC GATCCACAAGGAGAGGGTGgagaggtgggaggaggagatccGGGAGCTGCGCGCCCGCGACGCCGCCAACGAGCAGGCACGCTCCCTCCTCCACAACGCCCAGCTCCACCTCCTCGCCACCGTCCGCCACGACCACACCTGA
- the LOC127768222 gene encoding NAC transcription factor 32-like: MDGLISDDSMMMGGEVRAIESRLPPGFRFHPSDEELVGYYLRNKQQQQQTAATSMLVEVDLHACEPWDLPEVAKVGSDEWYFFSWRERKYATGWRRNRASKQGYWKATGKDKPILHPTVAGARKTLVFYSGRAPNGRKTAWVMHEFRLLHHHHHHPNPNIQNMQQQEGDDWVLCRVFRKGNNSNGQPLATSSPPAHHLVESLISSPAPTIMSDHDRLFTIQLPHHQHCDEQYFSLDDDEQHQQQLLDLSVLQAPTSFESEQAPGHGGMEINIAEMESFDTTCAALQDASDYCMQLY; encoded by the exons ATGGATGGATTGATCAGTGATGATAGTATGATGATGGGTGGTGAGGTGAGGGCGATCGAGTCGAGGCTGCCTCCGGGTTTTAGGTTCCATCCCAGCGACGAGGAGCTAGTCGGCTACTACCTTCggaacaagcagcagcagcagcagacggcGGCCACCTCCATGCTCGTCGAGGTTGACCTCCATGCCTGCGAGCCATGGGACCTACCAG AGGTGGCGAAGGTTGGTTCGGATGAGTGGTATTTCTTCAGCTGGAGGGAGAGGAAGTACGCGACGGGGTGGCGCAGGAACAGAGCGAGCAAGCAAGGGTACTGGAAGGCCACCGGGAAAGACAAGCCCATCCTTCATccgacggtggccggcgccaGGAAGACGTTGGTTTTCTACTCCGGTCGCGCCCCCAACGGCCGCAAGACCGCCTGGGTCATGCACGAGTTCCGcctcctccatcatcatcatcatcatccaaacCCAAAT ATTCAGAATATGCAGCAGCAGGAGGGGGATGACTGGGTGCTGTGCAGGGTGTTCCGTAAGGGGAACAACAGCAATGGACAACCTCTAGCCACTTCTTCGCCACCTGCTCATCACCTGGTGGAGTCACTCATCAGCTCACCTGCACCAACTATCATGAGCGATCACGATCGGCTCTTCACCATCCAGCTGCCGCATCACCAACATTGTGATGAGCAGTACTTTTCCTTAGATGACGATGaacagcaccagcagcagctgctaGATCTTTCAGTGCTCCAAGCTCCAACCTCGTTCGAGTCTGAGCAAGCTCCAGGCCACGGTGGCATGGAGATTAATATCGCAGAGATGGAGAGCTTCGACACGACCTGTGCTGCGCTGCAAGACGCGAGCGATTACTGCATGCAGCTCTATTAA